In Deinococcus maricopensis DSM 21211, one genomic interval encodes:
- a CDS encoding LLM class flavin-dependent oxidoreductase — MTTPNLPTPNLYWFIPSGGDGRQLGQPTRPASFAYLSQVAQAADVLGYDGVLLPTGGTNEDTLILASALSTLTRQLRFLVALRPGLLSPVLAARLTASLDRITGGRVNLNIVSGSGNFDFEGLNLTQAERYALTNEWLGAFRDLLRGETVHHDGTHLQIHDGRSPLPPVQRPYPPIYFGGSSEPALDVAGEHVDVYLTWGERPEQVAEKFDRVRAHAARHGRTVRFGLRAHVIVRETEEAAWAAADALIANISDEEIARAHHAFLNSHSEGQRRQSALNGGTRASLRVGPNLWAGVGLVRGGAGTAFVGNPENVAAALREYTALGVDTFILSGYPHLEEAYRTAELLFPALGRTSPVYAAQQATPSTAETERAAEYTGRFRSI, encoded by the coding sequence ATGACCACCCCGAACCTGCCTACCCCCAACCTCTACTGGTTCATCCCCTCCGGCGGCGACGGCCGCCAACTCGGCCAGCCCACCCGCCCCGCCTCGTTCGCGTACCTCAGCCAGGTCGCGCAGGCCGCCGACGTTCTCGGCTACGACGGTGTCCTGCTCCCCACCGGCGGCACCAACGAGGACACCCTGATCCTCGCCAGCGCCCTCAGCACCCTCACGCGGCAGCTGCGCTTCCTGGTCGCCCTGCGCCCCGGCCTGCTCTCCCCGGTGCTCGCCGCGCGCCTCACCGCCTCCCTCGACCGCATCACCGGCGGGCGCGTCAACCTCAACATCGTCTCCGGCAGCGGCAACTTCGACTTCGAGGGGCTGAACCTCACGCAGGCCGAACGCTACGCCCTCACCAACGAATGGCTCGGCGCGTTCCGCGACCTGCTGCGCGGCGAAACCGTCCACCACGACGGCACGCACCTCCAGATCCACGACGGCCGCAGCCCCCTCCCGCCCGTCCAGCGACCCTACCCGCCCATCTACTTCGGCGGCAGCAGCGAACCCGCCCTCGACGTCGCCGGCGAACACGTGGACGTCTACCTCACCTGGGGTGAGCGGCCCGAGCAGGTCGCGGAGAAATTCGACCGCGTGCGCGCCCACGCCGCCCGCCACGGCCGCACCGTCCGCTTCGGGCTGCGCGCGCACGTCATCGTCCGCGAAACCGAAGAGGCCGCCTGGGCCGCCGCGGACGCCCTCATCGCCAACATCTCCGACGAGGAAATCGCCCGCGCGCACCACGCGTTCCTGAACAGCCACTCCGAAGGGCAGCGCCGCCAGAGCGCCCTGAACGGCGGCACCCGCGCGTCCCTGCGCGTCGGCCCGAACCTGTGGGCCGGCGTCGGCCTCGTGCGCGGCGGAGCCGGCACCGCCTTCGTCGGCAACCCCGAGAACGTCGCCGCCGCCCTGCGCGAATACACCGCGCTCGGCGTGGACACCTTCATCCTCAGCGGCTACCCGCACCTCGAAGAAGCGTACCGCACCGCCGAACTGCTGTTCCCCGCGCTGGGCCGCACCAGCCCGGTGTACGCCGCGCAGCAGGCGACCCCCAGCACCGCCGAAACGGAACGCGCCGCCGAGTACACCGGCCGCTTCCGCAGCATCTAA
- the cobI gene encoding precorrin-2 C(20)-methyltransferase, giving the protein MTPEPTRLGTFYGVGVGPGPHALLPVAALRALQGAGVIYTPRAAISEDSVARHCLRDLDLPEDRYREVEFQMRTDPADLARQYAALAAEIAVDLRAGRDVAYLTIGDSMTYSTYGYTLAAIRELLPDAPRVTFPGVTSYAAAASALEFPLGEGKERVLILPCPDDMDALRADILTHDIVVLMKIGHRFPQVLALLHDLNIAQHCALAARIGLPGETLQRDVTGLQGERLGYLSTLLIRRAPRAERGGEAA; this is encoded by the coding sequence ATGACGCCTGAACCCACCAGGCTCGGGACCTTCTACGGCGTGGGCGTCGGCCCCGGCCCGCACGCGCTGCTGCCCGTCGCGGCGCTGCGGGCCCTGCAGGGCGCGGGCGTCATCTACACTCCGCGCGCTGCCATCAGCGAGGACAGCGTCGCCCGGCACTGCCTGCGCGACCTGGACCTCCCCGAGGACCGCTACCGCGAGGTGGAGTTCCAGATGCGCACCGACCCCGCCGACCTCGCGCGGCAGTACGCGGCACTCGCGGCGGAAATCGCCGTGGACCTGCGCGCCGGGCGGGACGTGGCGTACCTGACGATCGGGGACAGCATGACGTACAGCACGTACGGCTACACGCTCGCGGCGATCCGCGAGCTGCTGCCCGACGCGCCGCGCGTCACGTTCCCCGGCGTCACCAGTTACGCCGCCGCCGCGAGCGCCCTGGAGTTTCCGCTCGGCGAGGGCAAAGAGCGCGTACTGATCCTCCCCTGCCCAGACGACATGGACGCGCTGCGCGCGGACATCCTCACGCACGACATCGTCGTGCTGATGAAGATCGGGCACCGCTTCCCGCAGGTGCTCGCGCTGCTGCACGACCTGAACATCGCGCAGCACTGCGCGCTCGCGGCGCGCATCGGCCTGCCCGGCGAGACGCTCCAGCGCGACGTGACGGGCCTGCAGGGCGAACGGCTCGGGTACCTCAGCACCCTGCTGATCCGCCGCGCGCCGCGTGCCGAGCGGGGCGGGGAGGCCGCATGA
- the cbiD gene encoding cobalt-precorrin-5B (C(1))-methyltransferase CbiD: MTARRPLDLSVLAENGLRRGRTTGTCATAAVKAALTLLLHGRAVTDVDVSLPDGEHVLNVPVERALHLPDGRVRAEVLKDGGDDPDATHGATIHATVCVNGSGEVRFLAGEGVGTVTQRGIRVPVGEPAINPVPRAMMREAVAEVLAGTENPGFDLEIGCVGGEDIARRTFNPRLGILGGISILGTTGIVEPMSQEAYMASIEVYVRVALGDHPDAVVYTPGKLGRDFARAHLNLDGKRIVQISNFVGFALDATQGALAEEGVRLGTLWLAGHPGKLAKTLDGVWDTHSKRSGMAMGAVARVARIAGLNEDLARQLDAANTVEDTIEYLKTSPFGRAVWLAVEAAIARTCHARVPNADQVQVRLFALDGTPLGAAA, translated from the coding sequence GTGACGGCCCGTCGGCCCCTCGACCTGAGCGTCCTCGCCGAGAATGGCCTGCGGCGCGGGCGCACTACGGGCACCTGCGCGACGGCCGCCGTGAAGGCCGCGCTGACGCTGCTGCTGCACGGCCGCGCCGTGACGGACGTGGACGTGAGCCTCCCGGACGGCGAGCACGTGCTCAACGTGCCGGTGGAGCGCGCGCTGCACCTGCCGGACGGGCGGGTGCGCGCGGAGGTGCTGAAGGACGGCGGAGACGACCCGGACGCCACGCACGGCGCGACCATCCACGCGACCGTGTGCGTGAACGGCAGCGGCGAGGTGCGCTTCCTGGCCGGGGAGGGCGTCGGGACGGTTACGCAGCGCGGCATTCGCGTGCCCGTCGGGGAGCCCGCCATCAACCCCGTGCCGCGCGCCATGATGCGCGAGGCCGTCGCGGAGGTGCTCGCAGGCACCGAGAACCCCGGCTTCGACCTGGAGATCGGCTGCGTCGGCGGGGAGGACATCGCGCGGCGCACCTTCAACCCGCGCCTCGGGATTCTGGGCGGCATCAGCATCCTCGGCACGACCGGCATCGTCGAACCCATGTCGCAGGAGGCGTACATGGCGAGCATCGAGGTGTACGTGCGCGTCGCGCTCGGCGACCACCCGGACGCCGTTGTGTACACCCCCGGGAAGCTGGGGCGGGATTTCGCGCGCGCGCACCTGAACCTGGACGGCAAACGCATCGTGCAGATCTCGAACTTCGTCGGCTTCGCGCTCGACGCGACGCAAGGCGCACTCGCGGAGGAAGGCGTGCGGCTCGGCACCCTGTGGCTCGCCGGGCACCCCGGCAAACTCGCCAAGACCCTCGACGGCGTGTGGGACACGCACAGCAAACGCAGCGGCATGGCCATGGGCGCCGTCGCCCGCGTCGCCCGCATCGCCGGACTGAACGAGGACCTCGCGCGGCAGCTTGACGCCGCGAACACCGTGGAGGACACCATCGAATACCTGAAAACCAGCCCGTTCGGGCGCGCCGTGTGGCTGGCTGTGGAGGCCGCCATCGCGCGCACCTGCCATGCCCGCGTTCCGAATGCCGATCAGGTGCAGGTGCGCCTGTTCGCGCTCGACGGCACGCCCCTCGGAGCGGCCGCATGA
- a CDS encoding ABC transporter permease subunit, translated as MTPGELRALTADLDAPTFDVPAGTGNVRPAPGARRPRAARARAAGLAIAHTAARWAVPVALLVAWQWAASTGHLNARVLPAPSAVVTALIDLARSGELWTHFLASLQRAGVGVLIGGTLGFLLGILTGASRAAHLLLDSTFQMLRTIPNLALIPLVIVWFGIGETGKVFLIALATYFPVYLNTVHGVHGIDGRLKEMARVYGLSPAETFRRVTLPGALPGVLVGVRYALGISWLALVVSESFGASRGIGFLAMDAREFFRTDVIVLAIVIYALIGKAADGLVRVLEQRLLPWRGRA; from the coding sequence ATGACGCCCGGCGAACTCCGCGCACTCACCGCCGATCTCGATGCGCCCACCTTCGACGTCCCCGCCGGGACCGGCAACGTCCGCCCCGCGCCGGGCGCGCGCCGCCCGCGAGCAGCGCGCGCCCGGGCCGCCGGCCTGGCCATTGCGCACACCGCCGCCCGCTGGGCCGTCCCCGTCGCCCTGCTCGTCGCGTGGCAGTGGGCGGCCAGTACCGGCCACCTCAACGCGCGCGTGCTGCCCGCCCCGAGCGCCGTCGTGACCGCCCTGATCGACCTCGCGCGCAGCGGCGAACTGTGGACGCACTTCCTCGCCAGCCTGCAGCGCGCCGGCGTCGGCGTCCTGATCGGCGGGACCCTCGGGTTCCTGCTCGGCATCCTGACCGGCGCGAGCCGCGCCGCGCACCTCCTGCTCGACAGCACCTTCCAGATGCTCCGCACCATCCCGAACCTCGCGCTGATCCCGCTCGTCATCGTGTGGTTCGGCATCGGCGAAACCGGCAAGGTGTTCCTCATCGCGCTCGCCACGTACTTCCCCGTGTACCTCAACACCGTGCACGGCGTCCACGGCATCGATGGCCGCCTCAAGGAAATGGCGCGCGTGTACGGCCTCAGCCCCGCCGAGACGTTCCGGCGCGTCACCCTGCCCGGCGCGCTCCCCGGCGTCCTCGTCGGCGTCCGCTACGCGCTCGGCATTTCCTGGCTGGCCCTCGTCGTCAGCGAATCGTTCGGCGCGAGCCGCGGCATCGGCTTCCTCGCCATGGACGCCCGCGAGTTCTTCCGCACCGACGTGATCGTCCTCGCCATCGTCATCTACGCCCTGATCGGCAAGGCCGCCGACGGCCTCGTCCGCGTCCTCGAGCAGCGCCTTCTCCCGTGGCGGGGGCGCGCATGA
- a CDS encoding precorrin-8X methylmutase: MTQYGIVLAGHGSRDPDGLAQFEALAQLMRERLPDDQVFTHGYLEFAAPTIDEAVRENIRRGAREVVLVPGVLLAATHAKNDMPSELLALAREHPDVTFHYAAAMDLHPKLLQLCRERLMQAEAGSAALVRRDETCLVVVGRGTTDPDANSEVSKLARMLEEGLGYGASFVCYSGTANPGLTDGLRLAAKLGFRRLIVLPYFLFDGVLVKRVNAAAEALAQRHPELEVLRAAHLGVHPHVADVFIERAREGREGRAHMNCSLCKYRIQIVGFEEQVGQPQVGHHAHVRGLLAREGAPARKVWTPYEPHPIEAESFEIISRERDWSDVPAAHLGVMQRLVHTSGAYDIVEDVFISGGAVEAGVRALLLGRRVVTDVTMVQTGLKRALLEELQIDTWCGVHDPETHLLSQEAGITRSAAGIRRAWQKFGNDVILAIGDAPTAITETLRLIREHNWRPHLVIGLPVGFVGTRESKDALRRTLQVPRITNRGTRGGSPWAAAAVNAMLIEAKNRLVTLQALTEESSVEGVPGA, translated from the coding sequence ATGACCCAGTACGGCATTGTGCTCGCCGGTCACGGCAGCCGTGATCCGGACGGCCTCGCGCAGTTCGAGGCGCTCGCGCAGCTGATGCGCGAGCGCCTGCCGGACGATCAGGTGTTCACGCACGGTTACCTGGAGTTCGCGGCCCCCACCATCGACGAGGCCGTCCGCGAGAACATCCGCCGGGGCGCGCGCGAGGTCGTGCTCGTGCCCGGCGTGCTGCTCGCCGCGACGCACGCGAAAAACGACATGCCGAGCGAACTGCTCGCGCTCGCCCGTGAGCACCCGGACGTGACGTTCCACTACGCCGCCGCGATGGACCTCCACCCGAAGCTGCTGCAGCTGTGCCGCGAGCGCCTCATGCAGGCCGAGGCGGGCAGCGCAGCGCTCGTGCGGCGCGACGAGACCTGCCTCGTCGTCGTGGGGCGCGGGACCACGGACCCGGACGCGAACAGCGAGGTCAGCAAACTCGCGCGCATGCTCGAAGAGGGCCTCGGGTACGGCGCGTCGTTCGTGTGCTACAGCGGCACCGCGAACCCCGGCCTCACGGACGGCCTGCGCCTCGCCGCGAAACTCGGCTTCCGCCGCCTGATCGTCCTCCCGTACTTCCTGTTCGACGGCGTACTCGTGAAACGCGTGAACGCCGCCGCCGAGGCGCTCGCGCAGCGCCACCCGGAACTTGAGGTGCTGCGCGCCGCGCACCTCGGCGTGCACCCGCACGTCGCGGACGTGTTCATCGAGCGTGCCCGCGAGGGCCGCGAGGGCCGCGCGCACATGAACTGCAGCCTCTGCAAGTACCGCATTCAGATCGTCGGGTTCGAGGAACAGGTCGGACAGCCGCAGGTCGGGCATCACGCGCACGTGCGCGGCCTTCTCGCCCGCGAGGGTGCCCCGGCGCGCAAGGTGTGGACGCCGTACGAACCGCACCCCATCGAAGCGGAAAGCTTCGAGATCATCAGCCGCGAACGCGACTGGTCGGACGTGCCCGCCGCGCACCTCGGCGTCATGCAGCGCCTCGTGCACACCAGCGGCGCGTACGACATCGTCGAGGACGTGTTCATCTCGGGCGGCGCGGTCGAGGCGGGCGTGCGCGCCCTGCTGCTCGGTCGGCGCGTCGTCACGGACGTCACCATGGTCCAGACCGGCCTGAAACGCGCCCTGCTCGAGGAACTGCAGATCGACACGTGGTGCGGCGTGCACGACCCGGAAACGCACCTGCTGTCCCAGGAGGCGGGCATCACCCGCAGCGCCGCCGGGATTCGCCGCGCGTGGCAGAAGTTCGGGAACGACGTGATCCTCGCCATTGGGGACGCACCCACCGCCATCACGGAGACGCTGCGCCTGATCCGCGAGCACAACTGGCGTCCGCACCTCGTGATCGGCCTGCCCGTGGGGTTCGTGGGCACCCGCGAAAGCAAGGACGCGCTGCGCCGCACCCTGCAGGTCCCGCGCATCACCAACCGCGGCACGCGCGGCGGGAGCCCGTGGGCCGCCGCCGCCGTGAACGCCATGCTGATCGAGGCGAAAAACCGGCTCGTGACCCTGCAGGCGCTGACGGAAGAAAGCTCGGTCGAGGGAGTGCCGGGCGCGTGA
- a CDS encoding dihydrofolate reductase family protein produces MASSPRVTVFLGISLDGYLARDDHSLDWLNVVQTDPPEDTGYADLMASADVLVMGRATYDVVTAFPEWPFTGKRVVVLTHRPLDGQHHEEGFQGALVDLVERLAREGHRHIYLDGGDAVRQALRAGLVTDMTLSWVPVVLGSGIALFGRDLPERRWRLVSSRAFPSGLVQATYAAHTEGD; encoded by the coding sequence ATGGCTTCCTCACCCCGCGTCACGGTCTTCCTCGGCATCAGCCTCGACGGGTACCTCGCGCGCGACGACCACAGCCTCGACTGGCTGAACGTCGTCCAGACCGACCCGCCCGAGGACACCGGGTACGCCGACCTGATGGCTTCCGCCGACGTGCTCGTCATGGGCCGCGCCACCTACGACGTCGTCACGGCCTTCCCGGAGTGGCCGTTCACCGGGAAGCGCGTGGTGGTGCTGACGCACCGCCCGCTCGACGGTCAGCACCACGAGGAGGGCTTCCAGGGCGCCCTGGTGGACCTTGTGGAGCGCCTCGCGCGGGAAGGTCACCGCCACATCTACCTGGACGGTGGCGACGCGGTGCGTCAGGCGCTGCGCGCGGGCCTCGTCACCGACATGACGCTCTCGTGGGTGCCGGTGGTGCTGGGGTCCGGCATCGCCCTGTTCGGGCGTGACCTGCCGGAGCGACGCTGGCGTCTGGTGAGCAGCCGCGCCTTCCCGAGCGGGCTGGTGCAGGCGACGTACGCCGCGCACACCGAAGGCGACTGA
- a CDS encoding cobalt-precorrin-7 (C(5))-methyltransferase, with product MITCVGAGPGHLDFLTRGGAQRIADADVVAGFTYVVDLVRPLIRPDATVITMGYRDQTEKLEETAALHHAGKSCAVVFMGDIHFSGFQFLERVEKACGHRVETFPGISSAQVLASRTRVCFDETTFVTFHRRGDLTPFKTHLVHALQDGRNAIVIPRPWDFMPKDVAAYLIAHRIRPEQPVEVWEHLTSVDAQWTGTLGNLTADFSDISIMLIRTMTPFATGLEGEQF from the coding sequence ATGATTACGTGCGTCGGCGCCGGCCCGGGCCACCTGGACTTCCTGACGCGCGGCGGCGCGCAGCGCATCGCGGACGCGGACGTCGTCGCGGGGTTCACGTACGTCGTGGACCTCGTGCGGCCCCTCATCCGCCCGGACGCGACCGTCATCACCATGGGCTACCGCGACCAGACGGAAAAGCTGGAGGAGACGGCCGCGCTGCACCACGCCGGGAAATCGTGCGCGGTGGTGTTCATGGGGGACATTCACTTCAGCGGCTTTCAGTTCCTCGAGCGGGTCGAGAAGGCGTGCGGGCACCGCGTGGAGACCTTCCCGGGCATCAGCAGCGCGCAGGTGCTCGCGTCGCGCACGCGCGTGTGCTTCGACGAGACGACGTTCGTGACGTTCCACCGGCGCGGGGACCTCACGCCGTTCAAGACGCACCTCGTGCACGCCCTGCAGGACGGCCGGAACGCCATCGTGATTCCGCGCCCGTGGGACTTCATGCCCAAGGACGTCGCCGCGTACCTGATCGCGCACCGCATCCGCCCGGAGCAGCCGGTGGAGGTCTGGGAGCACCTCACGAGCGTGGACGCGCAGTGGACGGGCACGCTCGGGAACCTCACGGCGGACTTCTCGGACATCAGCATCATGCTGATCCGCACCATGACGCCGTTCGCGACCGGGCTGGAAGGAGAGCAGTTCTGA
- a CDS encoding nickel transporter, with translation MDLAVLPLVFALGLRHGLDADHLAVIDGFARLRPSPWNGVLFALGHGGVVTLLAVGVHQLIGHLDLSRLSPYLFLGLAAVNLWRLLKPGPHTHATTARWVTLGPFTLGVLLAIGFETVTQLSALALAQHTTPLWLGLAFTLGMMFTDGVNGLLASRLQSTHGPRAHRASRLMGWLVVLVSASFGAADLAGLDVGAVATPLGAAAFAALIGLRIWSARDPHAGAAPA, from the coding sequence ATGGACCTCGCGGTGCTGCCGCTGGTGTTCGCGCTCGGCCTGCGGCACGGCTTGGACGCCGACCACCTGGCGGTCATCGACGGGTTCGCGCGCCTGCGGCCCAGCCCGTGGAACGGCGTCCTGTTCGCGCTCGGGCACGGCGGCGTGGTCACGCTGCTGGCCGTCGGGGTGCATCAGCTGATCGGGCACCTGGACCTGTCCAGGCTCTCGCCGTACCTGTTCCTGGGGCTCGCCGCCGTGAACCTCTGGCGTCTCCTGAAGCCCGGCCCGCACACGCACGCGACCACAGCGCGCTGGGTGACGCTGGGACCGTTCACGCTGGGCGTGCTGCTCGCCATCGGGTTCGAGACGGTCACGCAGCTGTCCGCGCTGGCGCTCGCGCAGCACACCACGCCGCTGTGGCTGGGGCTGGCGTTCACGCTCGGCATGATGTTCACCGACGGCGTGAACGGGCTGCTCGCGTCGCGCCTGCAATCCACGCACGGGCCGCGCGCGCACCGCGCGTCGCGCCTGATGGGGTGGCTGGTCGTGCTGGTGTCCGCGTCGTTCGGCGCGGCGGACCTCGCGGGCCTGGATGTCGGCGCGGTCGCCACGCCGCTGGGCGCGGCAGCGTTCGCGGCGCTGATCGGCCTGCGCATCTGGAGCGCCCGCGACCCGCACGCCGGGGCGGCCCCCGCATGA
- a CDS encoding ABC transporter ATP-binding protein yields the protein MTAAPTLPAPGAHVTVDGLHVHFGANAVLHDLHLHIAPGERVAVVGASGGGKTTLLRVLAGLTPPSHGRVQVAQADGAAPRVRVMFQEDRLLPWLRALDNVALGLPRTARPHALAALHGVGLGARADAYPHELSGGQRQRVALARALAHRPGLLLLDEPFGALDALTRASMHTLLETLLDDTGATTLLITHDLDEALKLADRVLLLRDGRVAEDVRVPHARPRQRTDVESLRQHLEQHLGHA from the coding sequence ATGACCGCCGCGCCCACCCTGCCCGCCCCCGGCGCGCACGTCACCGTCGACGGCCTGCACGTCCACTTCGGCGCGAACGCCGTCCTGCACGACCTGCACCTGCACATCGCCCCCGGTGAGCGCGTCGCCGTGGTCGGCGCGAGCGGCGGCGGCAAAACCACCCTGCTGCGCGTCCTCGCGGGCCTCACGCCTCCCTCGCACGGGCGCGTGCAGGTCGCCCAGGCGGACGGCGCCGCCCCCCGCGTCCGCGTGATGTTCCAGGAGGACCGCCTGCTGCCGTGGCTGCGCGCCCTCGACAACGTCGCCCTCGGCCTGCCCCGCACCGCCCGCCCGCACGCCCTCGCCGCCCTGCACGGCGTGGGCCTCGGCGCCCGCGCCGACGCGTACCCGCATGAACTCAGCGGCGGGCAGCGGCAACGCGTCGCCCTCGCCCGCGCCCTCGCGCACCGTCCCGGCCTGCTGCTCCTCGACGAGCCCTTCGGCGCGCTCGACGCCCTCACCCGCGCCAGCATGCACACCCTGCTCGAAACGCTGCTCGATGACACGGGCGCCACCACCCTGCTGATCACTCACGACCTCGACGAAGCCCTGAAACTCGCGGACCGCGTGCTCCTCCTGCGCGACGGCCGCGTCGCCGAGGACGTCCGCGTACCGCACGCGCGCCCGCGCCAGCGCACGGACGTGGAAAGCCTGAGGCAGCACCTCGAGCAGCACCTCGGCCACGCCTGA
- a CDS encoding aliphatic sulfonate ABC transporter substrate-binding protein — protein MRRTLLLTLTATLASTASAVTFTIGYQKGGLPNLLKARGTLDAYAKQGIDFRWSLFTAGPPLLEAANAGAVDFGSVGDAPGVFALAGGAALQYVAVSDRKSLDSEAIIVPRTSTLKTVADLRGKRVGVARGSSAHAFLQNALKTAKLGLGDITLVPLLPPDARAAFESGAIDAWAVWDPYLTTALQATGARVLRDHRGLPRSNSYYLAPSAVLKDADKKRALQIVLAELEATAAWANTHQDDVIRQFSDELGIPQSVLNVTVRKEVPFNIRPFRSTDIRPLQGLADTFRDVGVLPRALKLNAASYVTLPNFSAALRALGVK, from the coding sequence ATGCGCCGCACCCTGCTTCTCACGCTCACCGCCACCCTCGCCAGCACCGCCAGCGCCGTTACGTTCACCATCGGTTACCAGAAAGGCGGCCTGCCGAACCTCCTCAAAGCGCGCGGCACCCTCGACGCATACGCCAAACAGGGCATCGACTTCCGCTGGTCGCTGTTCACCGCCGGGCCGCCCCTGCTGGAAGCCGCGAACGCCGGCGCCGTGGACTTCGGCAGCGTCGGCGACGCGCCCGGCGTGTTCGCCCTTGCGGGCGGCGCGGCCCTGCAGTACGTCGCCGTGTCCGACCGCAAGAGCCTCGACAGCGAAGCCATCATCGTGCCGCGCACCTCCACCCTGAAGACCGTCGCGGACCTGCGCGGCAAACGCGTCGGCGTGGCGCGCGGCTCCAGCGCCCACGCGTTCCTGCAGAACGCCCTCAAGACCGCCAAACTCGGCCTGGGCGACATCACCCTCGTGCCCCTGCTCCCGCCGGACGCCCGCGCGGCCTTCGAGAGCGGCGCCATCGACGCGTGGGCCGTATGGGACCCGTACCTCACCACCGCCCTGCAGGCCACCGGCGCGCGCGTCCTGCGCGACCACCGCGGCCTCCCACGCAGCAACAGCTATTACCTCGCGCCCTCCGCGGTGCTCAAGGACGCCGACAAGAAACGCGCGCTGCAGATCGTCCTCGCGGAACTCGAAGCGACCGCCGCGTGGGCGAACACCCACCAAGACGACGTCATCCGTCAGTTCAGCGACGAACTCGGCATTCCGCAGAGCGTCCTGAACGTCACTGTCCGCAAGGAAGTTCCGTTCAACATCCGCCCGTTCCGCAGCACCGACATCCGCCCGCTGCAGGGCCTCGCGGACACCTTCCGGGACGTGGGCGTGCTCCCCCGCGCCCTCAAGCTGAACGCCGCGTCGTACGTGACCCTGCCCAACTTCAGCGCCGCGCTGCGCGCCCTGGGGGTCAAATGA
- a CDS encoding ArsR/SmtB family transcription factor has product MHPPRDGVAPFHVNTPEIADVFRNVLAFKMLLHFMRPDGATVSTLADTHGLTLNAAYRKVKRLERLGLLRVLREEQRAGRAVRVYVAPHRAYFIPRTLVSLEEQMRETFEPYQELMRQHLARVSANGHNPVGGLLFRAEADGLWLIPATATGEKWRPDVPGTPAYYHGSGPLYLDYAQAKALERELYALFDRYRQQRGPHQYLMHAFLTPVDNLPNFAFPHAGYTDLV; this is encoded by the coding sequence ATGCACCCCCCACGTGACGGCGTCGCGCCCTTTCACGTCAACACCCCCGAAATCGCGGACGTCTTCCGGAACGTCCTCGCCTTCAAAATGCTGCTGCACTTCATGCGCCCCGACGGCGCCACCGTCAGCACCCTCGCCGACACGCACGGCCTCACCCTCAACGCCGCGTACCGCAAAGTCAAACGCCTCGAACGGCTCGGCCTGCTGCGCGTCCTGCGCGAAGAACAACGCGCCGGGCGGGCGGTGCGCGTGTACGTCGCCCCGCACCGCGCGTACTTCATCCCCCGCACGCTCGTGTCCCTCGAAGAACAGATGCGCGAAACGTTCGAGCCCTACCAGGAGCTCATGCGGCAGCACCTCGCGCGCGTCTCCGCGAACGGTCACAACCCCGTCGGCGGCCTGCTGTTCCGCGCCGAAGCGGACGGCCTGTGGCTGATCCCCGCCACTGCCACCGGCGAAAAATGGCGCCCGGACGTGCCCGGCACGCCCGCCTACTACCACGGCAGCGGCCCCCTGTACCTCGACTACGCGCAGGCCAAAGCCCTGGAACGCGAACTGTACGCCCTGTTCGACCGCTACCGTCAACAGCGTGGCCCGCACCAGTACCTGATGCACGCCTTCCTCACGCCGGTCGACAACCTCCCGAACTTCGCGTTCCCGCACGCCGGCTACACCGACCTCGTCTGA